The proteins below come from a single Nitrospiraceae bacterium genomic window:
- a CDS encoding phosphoglucosamine mutase, with protein MGKLFGTDGVRGVANLDPMTSEMAMKLGRAAAHVFRKREGRHKIIIGKDTRVSGYMLESALTAGLCSMGVDVLLVGPLPTPAIAFMTRSLRADAGVMISASHNPYQDNGIKFFSNDGMKLPDELEHRIENLILSNEIEHIRPTAEAIGKAYRIDDAEGRYIEFVKRSLPREMDFQNMRIVLDCAHGAAYHVFPKVIHELGAKVWVMGNEPDGLNINDGCGAVHPERLQQMVRDRKADLGIALDGDADRALFVCEKGQVVDGDHALAAFALDLKRLGRLRHNTVVGTVMSNFGFEVCMREAGINLVRTAVGDRYILERMVAEDFNLGGEQSGHMIFLDYHTSGDGMISALQMLKLMKRAQKPLSEIAMCMHSTPQVLVGVTVPRKPDLQSLPQLQQAIQDKERVLNGTGRILVRYSGTEPLLRVMVEGQDNQVIQEIAEDLIAVVKSCIQ; from the coding sequence ATGGGAAAACTATTCGGTACGGATGGGGTGCGTGGGGTCGCGAACCTGGATCCGATGACTAGCGAAATGGCTATGAAATTAGGACGGGCGGCGGCCCATGTTTTTAGGAAACGTGAGGGACGACATAAAATCATCATCGGCAAAGATACTCGTGTGTCCGGGTATATGCTGGAGTCTGCCTTAACTGCCGGACTGTGCTCTATGGGTGTGGATGTTTTATTAGTCGGACCCTTACCGACCCCGGCAATTGCGTTCATGACCCGTAGCTTGAGAGCGGATGCCGGAGTGATGATTTCTGCTTCTCACAATCCCTATCAGGATAATGGCATAAAATTTTTTTCAAATGACGGAATGAAATTGCCGGATGAACTGGAACATCGTATTGAGAATCTTATTCTTTCCAATGAAATCGAGCATATTCGACCGACTGCTGAGGCCATCGGGAAAGCCTATCGCATTGATGATGCTGAAGGACGATATATTGAGTTCGTCAAGCGCTCGCTTCCCCGTGAAATGGATTTTCAGAATATGCGAATTGTTTTGGATTGTGCCCATGGAGCAGCGTATCACGTTTTCCCAAAGGTCATTCATGAATTAGGCGCGAAGGTCTGGGTGATGGGCAATGAACCTGACGGTCTCAATATTAATGACGGGTGTGGCGCGGTGCACCCGGAACGATTACAGCAGATGGTTCGAGACCGGAAGGCCGACCTCGGTATTGCCCTGGACGGAGATGCGGATCGGGCTTTGTTTGTCTGTGAGAAGGGACAGGTGGTCGATGGAGATCATGCCTTGGCGGCTTTTGCTCTTGACCTTAAAAGGCTAGGCCGATTACGGCACAATACCGTTGTTGGAACCGTGATGAGTAATTTTGGGTTTGAGGTCTGTATGCGAGAAGCTGGTATCAATTTGGTACGAACGGCTGTTGGGGATCGATATATCTTGGAGCGAATGGTGGCCGAAGATTTTAATCTGGGTGGAGAGCAATCCGGCCATATGATCTTTTTGGATTATCATACGAGCGGTGATGGAATGATCTCCGCCTTGCAAATGCTGAAGCTGATGAAGCGGGCTCAAAAACCATTGTCGGAAATTGCCATGTGTATGCATTCTACGCCTCAAGTGTTGGTGGGGGTCACCGTTCCGCGCAAGCCTGACCTGCAGAGCCTCCCACAGTTACAGCAGGCTATTCAGGACAAAGAGCGGGTGCTGAATGGAACCGGAAGGATTCTTGTACGTTATTCCGGTACGGAACCGTTGTTGCGAGTGATGGTTGAAGGTCAAGATAACCAGGTCATTCAGGAGATTGCAGAAGATTTAATTGCAGTGGTGAAGTCCTGCATTCAGTAA
- the folP gene encoding dihydropteroate synthase: protein MMPIGPKVLIMGILNVTPDSFSEAGHCLKPETAIERAQQMIAEGADLIDIGGESTRPGASYVDRDEEIRRIAPILRVLRKLTNIPISIDTRKAAVARTALDLGADIINDVSALQDDPQMAQLIQETGAGVVLMHRQGHSLNMQHAPQYKDVVVEIKDFLSERISMARSVGIPADHIMVDPGIGFGKTLDHNLEILRNIGKFLPMGYPILIGVSRKAFIGTLTGKPVGKREFGNAAAVAAAVWQGAHIVRVHEVGAMHDAIQVAQALQKLCDK, encoded by the coding sequence ATGATGCCCATTGGGCCAAAGGTCTTAATCATGGGTATCTTGAACGTAACCCCGGATTCTTTTTCTGAGGCTGGACATTGCCTTAAACCTGAGACAGCCATTGAACGGGCACAACAGATGATTGCCGAGGGAGCGGACTTGATTGATATCGGAGGGGAATCGACGAGGCCAGGAGCGTCATATGTGGACAGGGATGAGGAAATAAGGCGCATTGCTCCCATTCTGAGGGTGTTGAGAAAACTCACCAATATCCCTATTTCTATTGATACTCGCAAAGCAGCTGTGGCTCGAACCGCATTGGATCTAGGGGCCGATATCATCAATGATGTGAGCGCTCTTCAAGATGATCCACAAATGGCTCAATTAATTCAAGAAACCGGAGCGGGGGTGGTCCTCATGCACCGGCAAGGGCATAGTCTAAATATGCAGCATGCCCCACAATACAAAGATGTCGTTGTTGAAATTAAAGACTTTTTATCTGAACGGATCTCCATGGCTCGATCGGTGGGGATTCCGGCAGATCATATTATGGTTGATCCGGGAATCGGGTTTGGGAAAACCCTTGATCATAATCTAGAAATTCTTCGTAACATTGGGAAATTCCTTCCAATGGGATACCCTATTTTAATAGGGGTGTCACGGAAGGCCTTCATAGGCACATTAACGGGAAAGCCGGTTGGTAAGCGGGAGTTCGGGAATGCCGCTGCGGTGGCGGCTGCTGTCTGGCAGGGGGCACATATTGTACGAGTTCATGAGGTGGGAGCTATGCACGATGCTATTCAGGTGGCTCAAGCTTTACAGAAATTGTGCGACAAGTAA